In Nocardioides sp., the following proteins share a genomic window:
- a CDS encoding NADH-quinone oxidoreductase subunit D produces the protein MSTEQDYYAPSSETSDGKVFTVSGQDWDTITEGLDPHEAERVVVNMGPQHPSTHGVLRLILELEGETVTEARCGIGYLHTGIEKNMEYRSWVQGVTFCTRMDYLSPFYNEMTYVLGVERLLGIEADVPEKAQVMRVLLMELNRISSHLVAIATGGMEIGALTVMTIGFREREEILHLFELITGLRMNHAFIRPGGVAQDLPPGALDEIRRVVKVMKQRLPEYADLCNANPIFKGRLEGVGYLDLSGCLALGLSGPVLRSTGYPWDLRKSEPYSGYQDYEFDVQTWDTCDSYGRFRIRLNEMWESLRIIEQAADRLAGLEGAPVMVGDKKIAWPSQLAIGADGMGNSLDHIRHIMGESMEALIHHFKLVTEGFRVPPGQAYVPVESPRGELGAHVVSDGGTRPFRAHFRDPSFTNLQATSVMSEGGMVADVIVAIASIDPVMGGVDR, from the coding sequence GGCCTGGACCCCCACGAGGCCGAGCGCGTCGTGGTCAACATGGGCCCCCAGCACCCCTCGACCCACGGCGTGCTCCGGCTGATCCTCGAACTCGAGGGCGAGACCGTGACCGAGGCCCGTTGCGGCATCGGGTACCTGCACACCGGCATCGAGAAGAACATGGAGTACCGCTCCTGGGTCCAGGGCGTCACGTTCTGCACCCGGATGGACTACCTCTCGCCGTTCTACAACGAGATGACGTACGTGCTGGGCGTCGAGCGGCTGCTCGGCATCGAGGCCGACGTGCCTGAGAAGGCCCAGGTCATGCGGGTCCTCCTGATGGAGCTCAACCGCATCTCCTCGCACCTGGTCGCCATCGCGACCGGCGGTATGGAGATCGGCGCGCTGACGGTCATGACGATCGGTTTCCGTGAGCGCGAGGAGATCCTGCACCTGTTCGAACTCATCACCGGTCTGCGGATGAACCACGCGTTCATCCGTCCCGGCGGTGTCGCCCAGGACCTGCCGCCGGGGGCACTCGACGAGATCCGCCGCGTCGTGAAGGTGATGAAGCAGCGCCTTCCCGAGTACGCCGACCTGTGCAACGCCAACCCGATCTTCAAGGGCCGCCTCGAAGGCGTGGGCTACCTCGACCTCTCTGGCTGTCTGGCGCTGGGTCTCAGTGGTCCGGTGCTGCGCTCGACCGGCTACCCCTGGGACCTGCGCAAGTCCGAGCCGTACAGCGGTTATCAGGACTACGAGTTCGACGTCCAGACCTGGGACACCTGCGACTCCTACGGCCGCTTCCGCATCCGCCTCAACGAGATGTGGGAGTCGCTGCGGATCATCGAGCAGGCCGCCGACCGCCTCGCCGGACTCGAGGGCGCGCCGGTCATGGTCGGCGACAAGAAGATCGCGTGGCCCAGCCAGCTCGCGATCGGTGCCGACGGCATGGGCAACAGCCTCGACCACATTCGCCACATCATGGGCGAGTCGATGGAGGCACTGATCCACCACTTCAAGCTGGTGACCGAGGGCTTCCGGGTGCCGCCCGGCCAGGCGTACGTCCCGGTCGAGTCGCCGCGCGGCGAACTCGGTGCGCACGTGGTCTCCGACGGTGGTACGCGTCCCTTCCGGGCGCACTTCCGCGATCCCAGCTTCACCAACCTGCAAGCGACGAGCGTGATGAGCGAAGGCGGCATGGTCGCCGACGTCATCGTCGCGATCGCCTCGATCGACCCCGTCATGGGAGGCGTTGACCGCTGA